In Spirochaetota bacterium, one genomic interval encodes:
- a CDS encoding DUF3015 domain-containing protein translates to MKKGVSLFVLLFLVAAISIAEAGVVRQNAGCGIGSMIFGDKDGLLFQILATTTNGICGNQTFGMTSGTLGCAPMKGIVSNEKINLYVADNMDNLAKDIAKGNGEYLETLALLMNVPESEKQQFFTKLQSNFNKIYTSSDVSSTEVVKNIEAVLQNS, encoded by the coding sequence ATGAAAAAGGGCGTATCTTTATTTGTTCTTCTTTTTCTTGTAGCAGCAATAAGCATAGCTGAAGCAGGTGTTGTGCGCCAGAATGCAGGTTGTGGCATTGGCTCAATGATTTTTGGTGATAAAGATGGATTGTTGTTTCAAATTTTAGCAACTACTACAAACGGCATTTGTGGCAACCAGACCTTTGGCATGACCTCAGGGACATTGGGATGTGCACCAATGAAAGGAATAGTATCAAATGAGAAAATTAATTTGTATGTAGCAGATAATATGGATAATCTGGCAAAAGATATTGCTAAAGGCAATGGCGAATACCTGGAAACTCTGGCTCTATTGATGAATGTTCCTGAAAGCGAAAAACAGCAGTTCTTTACAAAATTGCAGTCAAATTTTAATAAAATTTACACTTCAAGTGATGTATCATCAACTGAAGTAGTAAAGAATATTGAAGCAGTATTGCAGAATAGCTAA
- a CDS encoding DUF4105 domain-containing protein, producing the protein MLTYIRHEKITSIVPFFIILVFSFILLPFNILGQEKYNYKDTILIPNQQIASKDEFNSININQLISIAHTKKLSQSNQWWSLLHYKKTIFGIKSLVDDPKFFLAPNGKYDPESELDATIRYLFSYNESENPVTRFMARYQWLKKELNVISPHEYYCEKYKEITSFKDNISVQLVFPTGYINSPASMFGHTLLTVQSQYNPGLLSSAINYAANTNESFGPLFAFRGIFGFYKGYFSIMPYYLKVQEYSDLESRDIWEYKLNLDQDEVRFMLFHIWELDNVYSDYYFFDENCSFNLLYLLEVTRPDSHLTDDFFFWVIPIDTIRKVINAGFVEKTSFRPSRVTTINYLLSQLDGNQVKAVKSIVNQKNEISAVIHNSSFTQIQKIQILDCASELIQYRYTNKEYTQKEYQDIFINVLKIRSSIANTLTYTIPPPPKPETGHYSSNVQVHAGRFEKSNYSEFVYRPSYHDLCDDPSGFIPGSQIIFGETALRYYYNDDKLYLQRLELINIESLSPINQLIKPLSWKVITGFYRIPIENNNKIFVYQLNTGSGYTIDIFKCLQIYGMIEFSGLINKSFNNNIEIGPGFSIGILFHPFQSIRIRSYMMNTYYLYGQAFNFINVRTILQYNLNQRFSTRFEILNWHDECWYNQFSGALTFYFW; encoded by the coding sequence TTGCTCACATACATAAGGCACGAAAAGATAACTTCTATCGTGCCTTTTTTTATTATTCTAGTTTTTAGTTTTATATTACTTCCTTTTAATATATTGGGACAAGAAAAATATAACTATAAAGACACCATCTTAATACCAAACCAGCAAATAGCATCAAAAGATGAATTTAATAGTATCAACATTAATCAGCTGATATCTATTGCTCATACAAAAAAATTATCACAAAGCAATCAGTGGTGGTCATTACTTCATTATAAAAAAACTATTTTTGGGATAAAAAGTCTTGTTGATGACCCAAAATTCTTTCTTGCACCCAACGGTAAATATGACCCTGAAAGTGAGTTGGATGCCACGATACGGTATTTATTTTCGTATAATGAAAGTGAGAATCCAGTAACTCGTTTCATGGCACGGTATCAATGGTTGAAAAAAGAACTTAATGTTATTAGCCCCCATGAATATTATTGTGAAAAATACAAGGAAATAACATCCTTTAAGGATAATATTTCAGTTCAACTTGTATTTCCAACTGGTTATATTAATAGCCCTGCCTCAATGTTTGGGCATACACTTTTAACAGTACAGTCCCAGTATAATCCTGGATTACTGTCATCAGCTATAAACTATGCTGCAAATACCAACGAATCCTTTGGACCTCTTTTTGCTTTCAGAGGAATTTTTGGTTTTTATAAAGGTTACTTCTCTATAATGCCATATTACTTAAAGGTTCAGGAATACAGTGATCTGGAAAGTAGAGATATATGGGAATATAAACTTAATTTAGATCAGGATGAAGTTAGATTTATGCTTTTTCATATATGGGAGCTTGATAATGTATACTCTGATTACTATTTTTTTGACGAAAATTGCTCTTTCAATCTGCTCTACCTACTGGAAGTCACACGCCCTGATTCGCATTTAACTGACGATTTCTTTTTCTGGGTTATACCTATTGATACCATTAGAAAAGTTATCAATGCTGGATTTGTTGAAAAAACTTCATTTAGACCTTCTCGTGTAACAACTATTAATTATTTATTGTCCCAGCTTGATGGCAATCAAGTAAAAGCAGTAAAATCTATAGTAAACCAGAAAAATGAAATCTCAGCAGTAATACACAATTCATCTTTTACCCAGATACAAAAAATACAAATTCTAGATTGTGCTTCTGAATTAATTCAATATCGATATACAAATAAGGAATATACACAGAAAGAATATCAGGATATATTTATTAATGTTCTGAAAATCAGAAGTTCTATTGCAAACACATTAACATATACAATACCTCCTCCACCAAAGCCTGAAACTGGCCATTATTCAAGCAATGTTCAAGTACATGCTGGTAGATTTGAAAAATCAAATTATTCTGAATTTGTTTACCGCCCATCATATCATGATCTGTGCGATGACCCATCTGGATTTATTCCAGGATCCCAGATAATTTTTGGCGAAACAGCTTTGCGATATTATTACAATGATGACAAGCTATATTTACAACGATTAGAATTAATTAATATTGAATCACTTTCACCAATAAATCAATTGATAAAGCCATTAAGTTGGAAAGTGATTACTGGATTTTACCGAATACCTATTGAAAACAATAACAAAATTTTTGTGTATCAATTGAACACCGGTAGTGGATATACAATTGATATTTTCAAATGCCTTCAAATTTATGGTATGATAGAATTTTCTGGATTAATTAACAAAAGTTTTAATAATAATATTGAAATTGGGCCGGGATTCTCAATAGGTATTTTATTTCATCCATTCCAGAGCATACGTATCAGAAGCTACATGATGAATACCTATTATCTTTATGGCCAGGCTTTTAATTTTATAAATGTAAGAACTATATTGCAATACAATTTAAATCAAAGATTCAGTACACGATTTGAAATATTGAACTGGCACGATGAATGCTGGTATAATCAATTTTCAGGTGCATTGACTTTTTACTTCTGGTGA
- a CDS encoding alpha/beta hydrolase — MSYRHIKIILSCILFLLGCLDNVIYHPDKNFPAIKDTPFSVEDVYIKVNESVTLHGWFIPAVNAHFTLCYFHGNAGNIADRIEKIYLFHTIPLSVFIIDYRGYGKSTGKPSERGLYKDAEATWNYLINTRKLSPRTIILYGESLGCPVSLYLASKIKPAGIIIDSSFTDVTSMVKHHSLGCMAIFFSESYPAIEYIKKIDIPILILHSKYDETVPFYMAEELYSACSSTKKHLVQLRGGHNNNFIVDAAIYRNSVKEFVISLSTQE, encoded by the coding sequence ATGAGCTATCGCCATATAAAAATAATTTTATCATGCATCTTATTTCTATTGGGATGCCTTGATAATGTTATCTATCATCCAGATAAAAATTTTCCTGCTATCAAAGACACCCCTTTCTCAGTAGAAGATGTATATATTAAAGTCAATGAATCGGTTACATTGCATGGCTGGTTTATCCCTGCAGTAAATGCTCATTTTACACTATGTTATTTCCACGGCAATGCCGGTAATATTGCTGACCGAATTGAAAAGATTTATTTATTTCACACAATCCCTCTTTCAGTTTTTATTATAGATTATCGCGGTTATGGAAAAAGTACTGGAAAACCTTCTGAAAGAGGGCTTTATAAGGATGCAGAAGCTACATGGAATTATTTGATTAATACCCGGAAACTATCGCCCAGAACAATTATTCTATATGGTGAATCATTAGGATGTCCTGTTTCGCTGTATTTAGCTAGCAAAATCAAACCTGCTGGTATTATTATTGATTCAAGTTTTACTGATGTTACATCAATGGTGAAGCACCATAGTCTGGGATGTATGGCCATATTTTTTAGCGAAAGTTACCCTGCAATTGAGTATATCAAAAAAATTGACATCCCAATCCTCATACTTCATAGCAAATATGATGAAACGGTACCTTTCTATATGGCTGAAGAACTGTATAGTGCTTGTTCATCTACCAAAAAGCATTTAGTGCAACTAAGAGGCGGGCATAATAATAATTTTATTGTTGATGCGGCTATCTACCGCAATAGTGTAAAAGAATTTGTCATATCTTTATCTACACAGGAGTAA
- the glpC gene encoding anaerobic glycerol-3-phosphate dehydrogenase subunit GlpC, translated as MIKLENISFDHCIKCTVCTIYCPVARVTHLYPGPKQSGPDTERLRIKSPELLDISLKYCSNCKRCEIACPSDVKIADIIQTAKWRYSKKEFRIRDFLLSRTDLMGTFGTMFSTIINFFTHLGIVKYLLDLIFQIPKGRTFPNYAAMTFRKWFKEARKYQNKYIDKVVYFHGCYVNYNYPQLGKDVVKVLNALGKGVIITKEKCCGVPLIANGYIKKAQLHGKHNIKVLSKALPHESAKIVSASSSCSLALKHEYPNLLELDNSPIARNVEYITQYVLEEFEKGNTLKLKSLAYTVAYHSPCHLERMGSVAFTIELLRKIPGLNLKILHSECCGISGTYGFKNEYYAISQAVGSELFRIIDQAQPDFVVTDCETCKWQIEMNTKYKVVHPISLLAQALE; from the coding sequence ATGATAAAGCTTGAAAACATTAGTTTTGACCATTGCATTAAGTGTACAGTATGTACTATATATTGTCCTGTAGCACGTGTTACTCATCTGTATCCAGGGCCAAAGCAGTCAGGACCTGATACAGAGCGGTTACGAATAAAAAGCCCCGAGCTTCTTGATATATCCTTAAAGTATTGTTCAAATTGTAAACGATGCGAAATAGCGTGTCCTTCTGATGTTAAAATTGCTGATATCATACAGACTGCCAAATGGCGGTATTCCAAAAAAGAATTTAGAATTCGTGATTTTCTACTCAGCCGAACAGATTTGATGGGAACTTTTGGAACTATGTTTTCCACAATTATCAATTTTTTTACTCATTTGGGGATTGTTAAATATTTGCTAGACCTCATTTTCCAGATTCCCAAAGGAAGAACTTTCCCAAATTATGCAGCAATGACATTTAGAAAGTGGTTTAAAGAGGCACGTAAGTACCAAAATAAATACATTGACAAGGTAGTTTATTTTCATGGGTGCTATGTTAATTACAATTACCCGCAACTTGGCAAAGATGTTGTTAAAGTTCTTAATGCATTGGGTAAAGGCGTAATTATTACTAAAGAGAAGTGCTGTGGGGTACCATTGATAGCAAATGGATATATTAAAAAAGCGCAATTACATGGGAAGCATAATATAAAAGTATTATCTAAAGCATTACCTCATGAAAGTGCAAAGATTGTATCAGCGTCATCAAGCTGTTCACTGGCACTGAAACATGAATATCCTAATTTACTTGAACTTGATAATAGCCCTATTGCTCGCAATGTTGAATACATTACACAGTATGTCCTTGAGGAATTTGAAAAGGGAAATACACTTAAATTAAAGTCACTTGCGTATACTGTCGCATATCATTCGCCATGCCACCTAGAACGAATGGGAAGCGTAGCTTTTACCATTGAACTTCTGCGAAAAATACCGGGTTTAAATCTAAAGATATTACATTCAGAATGCTGCGGTATATCCGGTACGTATGGATTTAAAAATGAATACTATGCCATCTCTCAGGCAGTAGGTAGTGAGCTTTTCAGGATTATTGATCAGGCACAACCTGATTTTGTAGTAACTGACTGTGAAACCTGTAAATGGCAAATTGAAATGAATACTAAATATAAAGTAGTGCATCCAATTTCATTGCTGGCCCAGGCGTTAGAGTAG
- the glpB gene encoding glycerol-3-phosphate dehydrogenase subunit GlpB, with translation MKYDCIIIGGGISGLTAGIRCAKEGLHTAIISSGMSALHFSSGSIDVLGYVNNKVVYKPFEAIDSLTGTIAQHPYTKCGKSLIIEALHFFKKECETQNVYLYDNESLNHFHVTALGTLKPTYFSQRSVFNEDVYSRFRTMKKIVIINFEGYRDFHPQLAASQLSKHSLFKDCTIVPKIIEMPQLINSNKHPHEFRSIDIARIFEDEENVIRIADTIRLAAEDADFVIIPAIMGIQNFNQVHNILQSRTRILIYEVPTLPPSILGMRIDNALKTRFAQLGGVFIAGDKVVRADIKEDVVQAVYTANHPENPLEAKFYILSTGSFFSGGMVSEFNNMYEPIFNLKLHFEPERRQWYSPQFFYTHSHPFLEYGVITDENLRPYDSNNNIIQNVYCCGAILGYYNPIREGCGSGVAISTAFKAANHIIYLYNRMS, from the coding sequence ATGAAATATGATTGCATAATAATTGGTGGTGGCATTTCTGGATTAACTGCTGGTATACGGTGTGCAAAAGAAGGATTACACACTGCAATTATATCGTCAGGAATGAGTGCATTGCATTTCTCATCTGGTTCAATTGATGTGTTGGGATATGTCAACAACAAAGTTGTGTATAAGCCTTTTGAAGCCATAGATTCCCTAACAGGAACTATCGCCCAGCATCCTTATACAAAATGCGGCAAGTCTTTAATCATTGAAGCTTTACATTTTTTTAAGAAAGAATGTGAAACACAAAACGTGTATCTGTATGATAATGAAAGCCTTAACCATTTTCATGTGACTGCTTTGGGAACTTTAAAGCCCACATATTTTTCGCAACGCAGTGTTTTTAATGAAGATGTGTACAGCAGATTCAGAACCATGAAAAAGATTGTTATTATTAATTTTGAAGGTTATAGAGATTTTCATCCGCAACTGGCTGCGTCGCAACTTTCAAAACATTCCTTGTTCAAGGATTGCACTATTGTACCAAAAATTATTGAGATGCCACAATTGATTAATAGCAATAAACACCCTCATGAATTCAGATCAATAGACATAGCAAGAATTTTTGAAGATGAAGAAAATGTAATAAGAATTGCAGATACTATACGGCTTGCTGCTGAAGATGCTGATTTTGTTATTATCCCTGCCATCATGGGAATACAAAATTTTAATCAGGTACACAATATTCTTCAGAGCCGTACCCGTATTCTTATTTATGAGGTGCCCACACTTCCACCATCCATATTGGGTATGCGAATTGACAATGCGCTGAAAACTCGCTTTGCACAGTTAGGTGGCGTGTTTATTGCTGGGGATAAAGTAGTGCGAGCAGATATTAAAGAAGATGTGGTGCAGGCTGTATATACTGCAAACCATCCTGAAAATCCTCTTGAGGCAAAATTTTATATTTTATCAACTGGAAGTTTTTTTAGTGGAGGGATGGTGAGTGAATTCAATAACATGTATGAGCCTATATTTAACCTGAAACTTCATTTTGAACCCGAACGACGCCAGTGGTATAGCCCGCAATTCTTTTATACACATTCACATCCTTTCCTAGAATATGGTGTTATCACAGATGAAAACTTAAGGCCATATGACAGCAATAATAATATTATCCAAAATGTGTACTGTTGTGGAGCAATACTTGGGTATTATAACCCAATTAGGGAAGGTTGTGGGAGCGGTGTGGCGATAAGCACTGCATTTAAGGCTGCAAATCATATCATATATTTATATAATCGTATGAGTTAG
- the glpA gene encoding anaerobic glycerol-3-phosphate dehydrogenase subunit A: protein MRTLETEVIVIGGGATGCGVLRDCTLRGIKAVLIEKNDIASGTTGRNHGLLHSGARYAVKDLESATECISENRILRKIAWHCIEPTGGLFVTLPEDDPTYHNRLLESCKFAGIDAKEISVKKALAIEPNLNPNILSAIWVPDGTIDPFRLASANILDSVERGALVFTHSEVERIMLKQNQVAGVQCYDKVAKEYFEVYAPIIVNASGVWGQHICQTAGIELKMFPSKGSMVIIDYRINNVVVNRCRVPSDGDIIVPGDTVSLIGTTSRKIPYEKIDELVVDDDEIEVLLADGEKLIPNVSKTRVLRAYCGVRPLVAVSGEMDGREISRGVVLIDHKERDNVQGLITIAGGKLMTYRLMAQMTTDLVAKKIGNNKSCVTHKIPLPGSEKRVGYTKKIKYFTGIPNSVVGSTHYRHGERVHNILSLQKRNYGLICECEMVTLGEVEYAIKNLKVKDLVDLRRRTRIGMGPCQGELCAYRAAGLFTEFGEYTPDTSTKLLKDFLEERFKGMKPVLWGDGLREFEFTYWIYQGLFGLGLVEEEEQ, encoded by the coding sequence GTGAGAACATTAGAAACCGAAGTCATCGTAATTGGAGGCGGAGCTACTGGATGCGGGGTTTTACGTGATTGTACACTCCGGGGCATAAAGGCAGTTTTGATTGAAAAGAATGATATTGCTTCAGGTACTACAGGTCGCAATCATGGCCTGCTTCATTCAGGTGCCCGCTATGCTGTAAAAGATTTAGAGTCAGCAACTGAGTGTATCAGCGAGAACCGAATTCTTAGAAAAATAGCTTGGCATTGTATTGAACCAACCGGTGGTTTGTTTGTAACACTGCCAGAAGATGATCCAACCTATCATAACAGATTGCTTGAGTCATGCAAGTTTGCCGGTATTGATGCAAAAGAAATAAGTGTTAAGAAAGCACTGGCTATTGAACCAAACCTTAACCCAAATATATTATCAGCAATCTGGGTACCTGATGGAACCATTGATCCTTTCCGACTTGCTTCTGCCAATATTTTAGATTCGGTAGAACGTGGTGCATTGGTTTTTACACATAGTGAAGTAGAACGTATAATGCTTAAGCAAAATCAGGTTGCTGGTGTTCAGTGCTATGATAAAGTAGCTAAGGAATATTTTGAGGTCTACGCACCGATTATAGTCAATGCATCAGGTGTATGGGGACAGCATATATGCCAAACTGCTGGCATTGAGCTTAAGATGTTCCCTTCTAAAGGTTCAATGGTCATTATTGACTATAGGATAAATAATGTTGTGGTCAACCGTTGCAGAGTACCTTCAGATGGTGATATTATAGTCCCTGGAGATACTGTTTCATTAATTGGAACAACTTCCCGAAAAATCCCTTATGAAAAAATTGATGAACTGGTTGTTGATGATGATGAAATTGAAGTTTTACTGGCAGATGGTGAGAAATTAATTCCCAATGTATCAAAAACCCGTGTTTTGCGCGCGTATTGTGGGGTGAGGCCTCTTGTTGCAGTTTCAGGTGAAATGGATGGAAGAGAAATAAGCCGGGGTGTTGTTCTTATTGACCATAAGGAGCGTGATAATGTACAGGGGTTGATTACAATAGCAGGCGGCAAACTTATGACTTATCGCCTTATGGCACAGATGACAACTGATCTTGTAGCAAAAAAGATTGGTAATAACAAAAGTTGTGTAACCCACAAAATTCCATTGCCTGGCTCAGAGAAAAGAGTTGGCTATACCAAAAAGATAAAATATTTTACCGGTATTCCTAATTCAGTTGTTGGGTCTACACATTACCGCCATGGTGAACGTGTTCATAATATCTTGAGTCTGCAAAAAAGAAATTATGGCCTTATCTGTGAATGTGAAATGGTGACATTGGGCGAAGTAGAATATGCTATCAAAAACCTTAAGGTAAAAGACCTTGTAGATTTACGCCGAAGGACACGAATAGGTATGGGGCCATGCCAGGGCGAGTTATGTGCATATCGTGCGGCAGGGCTTTTTACCGAATTTGGTGAATATACTCCTGATACTTCAACAAAACTTTTGAAGGATTTTCTTGAAGAACGCTTTAAAGGTATGAAGCCTGTACTCTGGGGTGATGGGCTAAGAGAGTTTGAATTTACATACTGGATTTATCAGGGATTATTTGGTTTGGGTCTTGTTGAGGAAGAGGAACAATGA
- a CDS encoding TetR/AcrR family transcriptional regulator, producing MKAELRRQHILDCAKQVFAEKGYYEAYVEDVIKVAHIGKGTIYEYFRNKEDLFLSLLIRSLEEWKRTVSISHQEIKELDPISYFRHRIKRTIIFLNNDRQLTSILLKTGFGFNPHIQKLIGEFEKNLRKHILHDLRLAKHLGILRDEVDLQITTSILIGGILMIAYQAVLAVPYLNETEIDQLTDKFMITFIRGMFKPDIIHQYVN from the coding sequence ATGAAAGCAGAATTGCGCAGGCAGCATATTCTTGATTGCGCAAAGCAAGTATTTGCCGAAAAGGGGTATTATGAGGCGTATGTTGAGGATGTAATTAAAGTTGCTCATATAGGCAAAGGGACAATATATGAATACTTTCGCAATAAAGAAGATCTTTTCTTATCCCTTTTGATACGTTCGCTTGAAGAGTGGAAACGAACTGTTAGTATAAGTCATCAGGAAATAAAAGAATTAGATCCTATATCATATTTTCGTCACAGAATAAAACGTACTATTATATTCTTAAATAATGATAGGCAGCTCACATCAATTTTGCTGAAAACAGGCTTTGGTTTTAATCCTCATATACAAAAGCTTATTGGCGAATTTGAAAAGAATTTGAGAAAACACATATTACACGATTTGCGACTTGCAAAACATCTTGGTATTTTGCGCGATGAAGTTGATCTGCAAATTACCACCAGCATATTGATTGGCGGTATCCTAATGATAGCATATCAAGCAGTTCTGGCTGTTCCTTATTTGAATGAAACTGAAATAGATCAGCTGACCGACAAGTTTATGATTACCTTCATAAGAGGAATGTTTAAGCCAGATATCATACATCAATACGTTAACTAA